A genomic stretch from candidate division TA06 bacterium includes:
- a CDS encoding T9SS type A sorting domain-containing protein → MKKPEEISRSPLHQSRTKSLYLSPLQLARPGAVTIKVYDIAGRQVKVLTNGKPKAGPHHVTWDGTDAADHRLPSGVYFTQIKAGEYRAAKKLLLLR, encoded by the coding sequence ATCAAAAAACCTGAAGAAATTTCTCGCAGCCCGCTCCACCAATCGCGAACCAAAAGTTTATACCTGTCCCCACTGCAGTTGGCTCGACCAGGCGCGGTCACTATCAAGGTCTACGACATTGCAGGCAGACAGGTGAAGGTTCTCACCAACGGGAAACCGAAGGCAGGTCCACACCATGTTACATGGGATGGCACTGATGCGGCGGATCACAGACTTCCCAGTGGTGTCTATTTCACCCAGATCAAGGCGGGAGAGTACAGAGCCGCCAAGAAACTCCTCCTCCTTCGCTGA
- the lexA gene encoding transcriptional repressor LexA, producing MGITPKQKKVYDFIRGYIGAYGFSPSYDEIRKHFGLRSYNSVQKYLRQLETKGMIRTPWSNKKRAIELVEKPGTTLQIPLLGTVAAGSPIEPIQVREEIEIPEGFVDREDHFVLRVKGDSMVDEGINDGDLVVVRKQKVAENGQTVVALVDGEVTIKRFYVKGERVELRPANENLKSIFVGAVQVEIEGVVVALMRRY from the coding sequence ATGGGAATCACTCCAAAACAGAAAAAGGTGTACGATTTCATAAGAGGCTACATCGGAGCATATGGTTTCTCGCCATCTTATGATGAGATACGGAAGCACTTTGGCCTGAGGTCCTACAACTCTGTGCAGAAATATCTCAGACAGTTAGAAACCAAGGGGATGATAAGGACCCCCTGGTCCAACAAGAAGAGGGCCATAGAACTCGTGGAGAAGCCCGGAACGACCTTGCAGATCCCACTCCTCGGGACAGTGGCAGCTGGCAGCCCTATTGAGCCCATACAGGTGAGGGAAGAGATCGAGATCCCCGAGGGGTTTGTGGACAGGGAGGACCATTTCGTTCTGAGAGTGAAAGGCGATTCCATGGTTGACGAGGGGATAAATGATGGCGACCTCGTCGTTGTGAGAAAGCAGAAGGTGGCTGAGAATGGTCAGACCGTGGTCGCGCTGGTCGACGGAGAGGTGACGATAAAGAGATTCTATGTGAAGGGCGAGAGAGTTGAGCTCAGGCCTGCGAATGAGAATCTCAAATCCATCTTTGTTGGGGCCGTTCAGGTGGAGATAGAGGGTGTAGTCGTTGCTCTGATGCGGCGGTACTAA
- a CDS encoding tetratricopeptide repeat protein — protein MYEIVWMRLLTLSFGSMVFAVGAVLSSFMAGLALGNFFFGRAADTWRRPLLGYALLEAGIGLTAFLVPPLLNLARRAAIGYGGATSSFMGQALLTFGLSFIVLMIPTALMGGTLPVISRALIRRNKDVAGKVGALYSLNTFGAVLGVALAGLLILPKIGLRNTMLLAVAINFFVAVVVGLISFAVRTPVPGRPEVARSRPAGPGYASALVLASAIGLSGLASMIYEVSWSRSLTLVIGSSIYAFNTMLLSFIFGIGLGSLIFALIFRRRTPSITLFSSVELAIGVSCFLVVLLFDRLPVLFLNMYKALGPTAGHLFFGEILICFLVMLIPTTLFGTTLPMISHILTKDRRLIGTSIGKVYAANTAGCIVGSAGASFALIPILGLQDTLKLAIAVNVLVAGSVFLLSKKGKVAKCIFSASAAALIALVFVAPKQWNQNVMTIGVAPNAVWLEKLTKMGSLEDIASVPELIYHRYGLNSTVAVLKDQSDISLSIDGKTDASAKRDLATQLLIGYVPLFLHSEPETVMVLGLGSGISLAATASFGVRYSECLEIEPAVVSASEYFSEVNRNVLKNPNIQIILADGRNYLLSTDENYDVITSEPSNPWMAGISNLFTKEFYEICTRRLKPGGIMCQFIHGYNLTPEDFKMVMATFSSVFPHKQLWSSSFGVDYLMIGSADEIQIDLDRMKKKMKVQEVAYDLKKIGITTVTDFLAHFLVDEKGWGDIVRDATINTDDMPILEFSAPKSLHLPIDVLTGDLAEQVHGPEIFPPRGVVWTEKEKAKIHLRRGNLFFLDDSYMKAIEEYELAMNLDPDWYLPYLKRASVYQNLAAKGATIYRSGIRKDLETALALSPNTAEIYRRMAIFATMEKEPKAAAAYLKKAIQIRPKRSYYEELIEILVDDLKDYNQARDYVRNALSEFGGSPKLLEQAGFIAEAIGDYQTAADYYRKARDRDPYSSANYRLGKILTALGMPERALEPLLQAVRLGPTFAATHLALAQAYAGSGMKREAAREFKKVLKIDPTNKKALNGLKEL, from the coding sequence ATGTATGAAATAGTCTGGATGAGGCTGCTCACACTCTCCTTCGGGAGCATGGTGTTTGCCGTTGGAGCAGTCCTTTCCTCATTTATGGCCGGCCTCGCACTGGGAAACTTCTTCTTTGGCCGAGCAGCAGACACCTGGAGAAGACCACTCCTTGGATACGCATTACTCGAAGCTGGCATAGGTCTGACCGCTTTCCTTGTGCCACCACTTCTCAACCTGGCACGCCGAGCAGCCATAGGTTATGGCGGAGCGACATCTTCTTTTATGGGGCAGGCGCTTCTAACCTTTGGTCTCTCATTTATCGTTCTCATGATACCCACGGCCCTGATGGGCGGCACACTCCCGGTCATCAGCAGAGCACTCATAAGAAGAAACAAGGACGTAGCCGGCAAAGTGGGGGCGCTTTACAGCCTGAACACTTTCGGAGCAGTCCTGGGAGTCGCCCTTGCAGGGCTTCTGATTCTTCCAAAGATAGGTCTGAGGAACACTATGCTTCTGGCCGTCGCAATCAACTTCTTTGTCGCGGTGGTAGTTGGTCTGATCAGCTTCGCTGTCCGCACACCTGTCCCTGGCAGGCCAGAGGTGGCCAGGAGTAGGCCAGCGGGGCCAGGGTATGCGTCTGCTCTGGTTCTGGCCTCTGCAATCGGTCTTTCCGGGCTCGCATCTATGATCTATGAGGTCTCGTGGTCGAGGTCACTGACCCTCGTCATAGGAAGCTCAATATATGCCTTCAACACAATGCTCTTATCTTTCATATTTGGCATAGGATTGGGCAGCCTTATCTTCGCATTGATATTCCGAAGGAGAACTCCAAGCATCACCCTGTTTTCATCCGTGGAGCTCGCTATTGGTGTCTCTTGCTTTCTGGTAGTTCTCCTTTTCGATCGTCTCCCGGTCCTTTTCCTGAACATGTACAAAGCACTTGGCCCCACTGCGGGGCATCTCTTCTTTGGAGAGATCCTCATCTGTTTTCTGGTTATGCTCATTCCCACAACTCTTTTTGGAACGACCCTACCCATGATCAGCCACATACTGACCAAAGACCGGCGGCTGATCGGGACCAGTATTGGCAAGGTATATGCTGCCAACACAGCAGGGTGTATAGTCGGTTCTGCAGGAGCCAGCTTTGCCCTCATCCCCATCCTCGGGTTGCAGGATACGCTGAAGCTGGCCATAGCGGTCAATGTTCTCGTGGCAGGGTCGGTCTTTCTATTGAGCAAAAAGGGCAAGGTGGCCAAATGCATCTTCTCAGCCTCTGCTGCCGCACTCATAGCTCTGGTCTTTGTAGCACCAAAACAGTGGAACCAGAACGTCATGACCATTGGAGTGGCACCGAATGCCGTGTGGCTAGAGAAACTGACAAAGATGGGAAGCCTGGAAGACATAGCCTCTGTGCCCGAACTCATCTACCACAGATATGGACTGAACTCAACAGTGGCTGTACTCAAGGATCAGAGCGACATCAGCCTGTCCATAGACGGGAAGACTGATGCGAGTGCGAAAAGAGATCTTGCTACTCAGCTTCTAATAGGCTACGTGCCTCTCTTTCTCCACAGTGAACCGGAGACGGTCATGGTCCTGGGTTTAGGTTCGGGCATCAGTCTGGCTGCAACAGCCTCTTTTGGTGTCCGGTATTCAGAATGCCTGGAGATTGAACCCGCAGTAGTCTCCGCGAGTGAATATTTCTCTGAAGTAAACAGAAATGTTTTGAAAAACCCGAATATTCAAATAATACTGGCTGACGGTAGAAATTACCTTCTATCTACGGACGAAAACTACGACGTGATCACGTCTGAACCTTCCAATCCCTGGATGGCTGGCATATCAAACCTCTTCACAAAGGAGTTCTACGAAATATGCACCAGGCGGTTGAAGCCGGGCGGCATCATGTGTCAATTCATCCACGGCTACAACCTCACCCCGGAGGACTTCAAAATGGTCATGGCGACCTTCTCCTCCGTATTCCCGCACAAACAGCTCTGGTCGAGTTCGTTCGGAGTCGATTACCTCATGATAGGGAGTGCCGATGAGATTCAGATCGATCTAGACAGAATGAAAAAGAAGATGAAGGTGCAAGAGGTTGCATACGATTTGAAGAAAATAGGAATAACCACAGTAACAGACTTCCTGGCCCATTTCCTTGTGGATGAAAAGGGGTGGGGCGATATTGTTCGTGATGCGACCATAAACACAGATGACATGCCTATACTTGAATTCTCTGCGCCCAAGAGTCTTCATCTTCCCATCGATGTTCTCACTGGCGACCTGGCAGAGCAGGTCCATGGACCGGAAATATTCCCGCCCCGGGGTGTCGTGTGGACAGAAAAGGAAAAGGCAAAGATCCACCTCAGAAGAGGAAATCTCTTTTTCCTGGACGACTCCTACATGAAGGCCATTGAAGAATATGAATTGGCCATGAATCTCGACCCAGACTGGTATCTGCCCTACCTCAAGAGGGCAAGCGTTTACCAGAACCTGGCCGCGAAGGGGGCCACGATCTATCGCTCAGGAATAAGAAAAGACCTGGAAACTGCTTTGGCTCTCAGTCCAAACACCGCCGAGATATATAGAAGAATGGCAATTTTTGCCACGATGGAGAAAGAACCCAAGGCAGCAGCCGCTTACCTCAAGAAGGCAATCCAGATTAGACCAAAACGATCATACTATGAGGAGTTGATAGAGATTCTGGTAGACGATCTAAAGGACTATAATCAAGCCAGAGACTATGTGAGGAATGCTCTCTCCGAGTTTGGCGGAAGTCCGAAGCTCCTTGAGCAGGCTGGGTTCATAGCTGAGGCTATTGGCGATTATCAAACTGCAGCAGACTATTATCGGAAAGCCAGAGACAGAGATCCCTACAGCTCTGCAAACTACAGGTTGGGTAAGATTCTTACCGCGTTAGGTATGCCCGAGAGAGCTCTTGAGCCCCTACTACAGGCCGTCAGACTTGGCCCGACGTTTGCAGCAACCCACCTTGCACTCGCGCAAGCGTACGCCGGCAGTGGAATGAAAAGGGAAGCCGCACGCGAGTTCAAAAAGGTCCTGAAGATAGATCCCACAAATAAGAAAGCCCTCAACGGATTGAAAGAACTCTGA
- the tcmP gene encoding three-Cys-motif partner protein TcmP, with protein sequence MTKHGDVDVPHESKLKLDRIGYWSEIKLDIVKRYASEYSKILAAQPSPGFYHVYIDAFAGAGMHVSRRTGGFKPGSPLNALLVTPPFREYHLIDIDREKVDILRELVEQRRPEQCAVHVYEGDCNSVLLTDVFPTVRYEDYRRALCLLDPYGLHLDWKVVETAGRMRSIDMFLNFPVADMNRKVFWRNPAGVAESDIARMNAFWGDESWREVAYTTDKDLFQMMEKTDNETIAGAYRQRLRDVAHFKRVPRPLPMRNSKGSVVYYLFFASQKPVASRIVEYIFDKYRKRGQS encoded by the coding sequence CTGACAAAACATGGAGATGTGGACGTGCCCCACGAATCGAAACTAAAACTTGATCGCATTGGCTACTGGTCTGAGATCAAGCTAGACATAGTAAAGCGATATGCGTCAGAGTACTCAAAGATACTGGCTGCACAACCCTCTCCCGGCTTCTACCACGTATATATAGATGCTTTTGCAGGCGCAGGTATGCATGTTTCTCGTCGTACTGGGGGCTTCAAACCTGGTAGTCCGCTGAACGCACTCTTGGTCACTCCGCCCTTCAGAGAGTATCATCTGATAGACATTGACAGAGAGAAAGTAGACATTCTGAGAGAGCTGGTGGAACAGAGGAGGCCGGAACAATGTGCAGTGCACGTCTATGAAGGCGACTGCAATTCTGTTCTGTTGACAGATGTTTTTCCCACTGTGCGCTACGAAGACTATCGCAGAGCCCTGTGTTTGCTGGATCCCTACGGTCTACACCTAGATTGGAAAGTAGTCGAGACAGCAGGACGGATGAGGAGCATAGACATGTTCCTCAATTTCCCTGTGGCTGATATGAACCGCAAGGTGTTTTGGCGAAATCCCGCTGGCGTGGCTGAGTCTGACATAGCCAGGATGAATGCATTTTGGGGAGATGAATCATGGCGCGAAGTCGCCTACACGACGGACAAGGATCTGTTCCAGATGATGGAGAAAACAGACAACGAAACGATTGCCGGAGCCTATCGTCAGCGATTAAGAGACGTTGCACACTTTAAACGAGTTCCGAGACCCCTCCCGATGCGGAACTCTAAGGGGAGCGTTGTGTACTATCTTTTCTTTGCCTCACAGAAGCCTGTGGCTTCCCGCATCGTAGAATACATTTTCGACAAGTACCGGAAGCGGGGGCAGAGTTAG
- a CDS encoding DNA polymerase III subunit alpha codes for MSFVHLHTHSYYSMMRGTASLEALCRAMLERGMESFALTDTNGVYGLNFFLQIAEEFGIRPILGAEVRKGRQRAVVLVKDDEGYRNMCRILTGLHCDENFSMVSSLREKHAGLFILSDCEDVVVAVKEIPDVYVELVSGQPAREKIHFARKAGIPVVATSDVHFVNASDYKLHTLLRAIDLNTKLCRLPSEELAPESAWLRSPAQMSQSFNHCPEAVENALKIASGCKKDWKFDETVFPGTNVKDPSGLLREKCYEGAEKRYGQLSRKVTDRIEHELSVIEQRGFAEYFLIVQEMVNQAPRTCGRGSAAASIVSYCLGITHVDPIAHNLLFERFLNPGRKDPPDIDVDFPWDERDDILDFVFKKYGNQRAAMVANHVCFRARAAIREIAKVYGLSEPEIKTITGRLGGMWVFENGEEVVRTHPKFKDVELKEPWPEILKWARALEGFPRNMSVHCGGVVIVPDEVSRYVPVQPAPKGVNIIQWEKDQTEDSGLLKIDLLGNRSLAVIRDALVAIEKNYGTRIDYADLNPLEDPDTVALLAKGETIGVFYVESPAMRQLQVKTGAGDFEHLIIHSSIIRPAANAFINDYVKRLMGAPYRPLHPALDQLLSETYGIMCYQEDVTKAAVAIAGFDIARADGLRKALSKKRPFTKLAQYKKEFYEGALQRGVKLDTVSKIWDMIMSFSGYSFCKAHSASYALVSFKSAYLKAHYPAEFIAAVITNQGGYYSTFEYVSEAKRMGLQVLLPDINESEKGYTGRAREIRVGLMQFKGLTEKAIGAVLAERKRGRFSSFDDFMRRVDVDVSDVRILIKGGCFDSILKEETRPGLMWRLHLGRPCARSKGDMLSLFDADAPPSPSVGDYDEAAMLKQEVEVLGFLVSRHPLSLCEDRLAGLDYVRAGQLASHIGKKVRTIGWLVTGKTVHTKNDEPMEFVSFEDTTGIYEATFFPDAYRKFCHLLGVARPYILTGQVESDMGAIYFSVENVQPLDEQRPQAEKDGRTSTVLATNDFLVELAAQRGPGHC; via the coding sequence TTGAGTTTCGTGCACCTTCATACCCACAGCTATTATTCGATGATGCGCGGGACTGCCAGCCTTGAAGCCTTGTGCAGGGCCATGCTAGAGCGGGGTATGGAGAGTTTTGCTCTGACCGACACAAACGGAGTATACGGGCTCAACTTCTTTCTTCAGATCGCAGAGGAGTTTGGAATAAGACCAATACTCGGAGCCGAGGTGAGGAAGGGGAGGCAGAGGGCAGTTGTTCTAGTCAAGGACGATGAAGGGTATCGCAACATGTGCCGGATCCTGACCGGTCTCCACTGCGATGAGAACTTTTCGATGGTCAGCAGTCTGCGGGAGAAACACGCCGGCCTTTTCATACTGAGTGACTGCGAGGATGTGGTGGTCGCTGTCAAAGAGATACCGGATGTATATGTTGAGCTTGTGTCGGGTCAACCGGCCCGCGAGAAGATTCACTTCGCAAGGAAAGCAGGTATTCCAGTTGTGGCGACCAGTGACGTCCACTTCGTCAACGCGAGCGACTACAAGCTCCATACGCTGCTGCGGGCAATCGACCTGAACACCAAACTATGCAGACTTCCGTCTGAAGAGCTCGCGCCTGAGTCAGCCTGGCTGAGGAGCCCGGCTCAGATGTCTCAAAGCTTCAATCACTGTCCTGAAGCAGTTGAGAATGCCCTGAAGATTGCATCCGGTTGCAAGAAGGACTGGAAGTTTGATGAGACTGTATTTCCAGGCACGAATGTGAAGGACCCTTCCGGACTGCTGAGAGAGAAATGTTATGAGGGTGCAGAGAAGAGGTACGGCCAGCTCTCCAGGAAGGTGACGGACAGAATTGAACACGAGCTCTCTGTCATAGAACAGAGGGGATTTGCAGAATATTTCCTCATTGTGCAGGAGATGGTAAATCAGGCCCCGCGGACGTGTGGCAGAGGTTCTGCAGCTGCGAGCATAGTCTCGTATTGTCTCGGCATAACTCACGTTGACCCCATAGCGCACAACCTCCTCTTTGAGAGATTCCTCAATCCCGGGAGGAAAGATCCACCGGACATAGACGTTGATTTTCCCTGGGACGAGAGAGATGACATACTCGATTTTGTTTTCAAGAAATATGGAAACCAGAGAGCTGCCATGGTTGCGAACCATGTCTGTTTCAGGGCAAGAGCAGCAATACGAGAGATTGCAAAGGTGTATGGGCTTAGTGAGCCTGAGATCAAGACAATAACTGGAAGGCTCGGGGGTATGTGGGTTTTCGAAAATGGCGAGGAGGTGGTAAGAACCCATCCAAAGTTCAAGGACGTAGAGTTGAAGGAGCCATGGCCTGAAATACTGAAGTGGGCGCGCGCCCTTGAAGGGTTTCCGCGGAACATGTCGGTCCATTGTGGGGGTGTGGTGATAGTTCCTGATGAGGTTTCCAGGTACGTACCCGTTCAGCCCGCTCCCAAAGGGGTGAACATAATCCAGTGGGAAAAAGACCAGACAGAAGACAGCGGGCTGTTGAAAATAGACCTTCTCGGAAATAGGTCGCTTGCTGTGATAAGGGACGCTCTGGTAGCAATTGAGAAAAACTACGGGACAAGGATAGACTACGCAGATTTGAACCCTCTGGAGGATCCCGATACAGTCGCTCTGCTTGCAAAGGGAGAGACAATCGGAGTCTTCTATGTGGAGTCACCAGCGATGAGGCAGCTTCAGGTGAAAACCGGAGCGGGTGACTTCGAGCATCTCATCATACACAGTTCGATCATCAGACCTGCGGCCAACGCATTCATAAATGACTATGTGAAAAGGCTTATGGGCGCGCCATACAGGCCGCTCCATCCTGCTCTTGATCAGTTGTTGAGCGAGACATATGGGATAATGTGCTACCAGGAGGATGTGACCAAGGCTGCGGTGGCCATTGCAGGGTTCGATATCGCTAGAGCAGATGGGCTCAGAAAGGCTCTCTCCAAGAAGAGGCCATTTACGAAGCTTGCTCAATACAAGAAGGAATTCTACGAAGGGGCGCTGCAGCGCGGAGTGAAGTTGGATACCGTAAGCAAGATTTGGGATATGATAATGAGTTTTTCTGGATACAGCTTCTGTAAAGCTCACAGTGCATCGTATGCTCTCGTTTCATTCAAATCAGCATACCTTAAGGCTCACTACCCGGCAGAGTTCATTGCAGCAGTAATAACTAACCAGGGCGGGTACTACTCCACATTTGAGTATGTCTCCGAGGCCAAGAGGATGGGGCTTCAGGTTCTCCTGCCAGACATAAATGAAAGTGAAAAGGGATATACCGGCAGAGCCAGGGAGATTAGAGTTGGTCTCATGCAGTTCAAGGGGCTGACTGAAAAGGCAATAGGTGCGGTTCTTGCTGAAAGGAAGAGAGGTAGGTTCAGTTCCTTTGATGATTTCATGAGACGGGTTGACGTTGATGTCTCGGACGTGCGGATACTCATTAAGGGAGGATGTTTTGACTCGATTTTGAAAGAGGAAACAAGACCTGGCCTGATGTGGAGGCTTCACCTGGGCAGGCCGTGTGCAAGGAGCAAAGGAGATATGCTTTCACTCTTTGATGCTGATGCCCCTCCTTCTCCCTCTGTTGGAGACTACGACGAAGCAGCAATGTTGAAGCAGGAGGTTGAGGTTCTCGGTTTCCTGGTGAGCAGGCACCCCCTTTCACTTTGCGAAGATAGGTTGGCCGGACTGGATTATGTGAGAGCTGGACAACTGGCCAGCCACATAGGAAAGAAGGTCAGGACCATTGGATGGCTGGTGACCGGCAAGACCGTACACACAAAAAATGATGAACCCATGGAGTTTGTCAGTTTCGAAGATACAACTGGAATATATGAAGCGACATTCTTCCCTGATGCTTACAGAAAATTTTGCCACTTGCTGGGAGTGGCCAGGCCATACATTCTCACAGGTCAGGTGGAGAGCGATATGGGAGCTATATATTTCTCTGTGGAAAATGTCCAGCCGCTGGACGAACAGAGGCCTCAGGCAGAGAAGGACGGCCGGACCAGTACTGTGCTGGCTACGAACGATTTTCTCGTTGAGCTCGCGGCTCAGCGGGGTCCGGGGCACTGCTGA
- a CDS encoding phage Gp37/Gp68 family protein, with product MALRSSIEWTESTWNPVTGCTKISPGCKHCYAERMAKRLQAMGQKNYVRGFELAIHRDALETPMRWRKSRTVFVNSMSDIFHEEVPPWFIDQTFDVMRQAYWHRFQILTKRSKRLLELSPTLPWSPNIWMGVSIESKMFEFRADHLRRTGAAVKFLSLEPLLGPVLELNLQGIDWVIVGGESGPRSRPLDPTWVIGVRDQCLKEDVPFFFKQWGGVNKKKAGRELEDRTWDQMPGDWKTRPESAHTRPTLTL from the coding sequence GTGGCTTTAAGATCAAGCATTGAGTGGACAGAATCTACGTGGAATCCTGTCACGGGGTGCACGAAGATAAGCCCCGGGTGCAAGCATTGTTACGCAGAGCGGATGGCAAAGCGCCTCCAGGCCATGGGACAGAAGAACTATGTCAGAGGTTTCGAGCTTGCGATTCACAGAGATGCACTGGAGACTCCAATGCGCTGGCGGAAGTCGCGAACCGTATTTGTAAACTCCATGAGCGACATATTTCACGAAGAAGTCCCGCCATGGTTTATCGATCAGACATTTGATGTCATGCGCCAGGCATACTGGCATCGATTTCAGATACTCACCAAGAGGTCTAAGCGTCTACTTGAGCTCAGTCCAACGCTACCATGGAGTCCGAATATCTGGATGGGCGTAAGTATTGAGAGCAAGATGTTTGAATTCCGTGCGGACCATCTTCGTAGGACAGGAGCTGCCGTCAAGTTTCTTTCACTCGAACCACTGCTGGGTCCGGTGCTTGAGCTCAATCTGCAGGGAATAGACTGGGTCATTGTCGGGGGAGAGTCCGGTCCAAGATCTCGGCCGTTGGATCCAACCTGGGTTATTGGCGTCCGGGACCAATGCCTCAAGGAAGACGTTCCCTTCTTCTTTAAACAGTGGGGTGGGGTGAATAAGAAAAAGGCAGGCCGTGAGCTAGAAGACCGGACATGGGACCAAATGCCCGGAGACTGGAAGACACGACCAGAGTCTGCTCATACCCGCCCAACACTTACGCTATAG